A single Cyanobacteria bacterium GSL.Bin1 DNA region contains:
- the scyC gene encoding scytonemin biosynthesis cyclase/decarboxylase ScyC (ScyC, an enzyme in the biosynthesis pathway for the cyanobacterial natural sunscreen scytonemin, performs a cyclization and decarboxylation on the compound ScyA produces.) yields the protein MEENTFATSAYIATSPETAFDYLSSLENLGNWTLYSRMIEKIDEDTWLGTASGYQNNLYYHVKRIENPFFRGIEWHCGFEYKKYFQVYPVFLFSPEYIEPGMDEPGVYFHWLSFVDPKRRTPMIMQGIETVHTSECRSLKAILERNAGITKAAKGLYQIDTDTIYVNAPIQLGFEYLQDLRNMEDWAHFLRANGEIAPDSGSFLDEYSQRVEVSLRTHDFNNYYLIEQNFYYPDDDFTQRCPTVIIPCSYAFGDPDAEGFIQHRITFWPVHQSLRRGKLQIQDYGAESMNVKRLLEAKAGNTKTFAQGMSYKPADSKATVASA from the coding sequence ATGGAAGAAAATACCTTTGCCACATCTGCATATATTGCCACATCTCCTGAAACAGCTTTTGATTATCTCTCTAGCTTAGAGAATCTGGGTAACTGGACACTCTATAGTCGCATGATCGAGAAAATTGATGAAGATACTTGGTTAGGCACTGCCTCTGGCTATCAAAACAATCTTTACTACCACGTCAAACGAATAGAAAATCCCTTCTTTCGCGGTATTGAATGGCACTGCGGCTTCGAGTACAAAAAATATTTTCAGGTTTATCCCGTTTTCCTTTTTTCCCCAGAGTATATTGAGCCGGGTATGGACGAACCAGGAGTTTATTTTCACTGGCTCAGCTTTGTCGATCCCAAACGGCGAACGCCAATGATCATGCAGGGGATTGAAACAGTCCACACTTCCGAATGTCGCTCTTTAAAGGCGATTTTGGAGCGCAACGCTGGCATAACCAAAGCCGCCAAAGGACTCTATCAGATTGATACTGATACTATCTATGTCAATGCTCCCATCCAGCTCGGTTTTGAATACCTGCAAGATCTGCGCAACATGGAAGACTGGGCGCATTTTCTCCGTGCCAATGGCGAAATTGCCCCAGATTCAGGTAGCTTCCTCGATGAATACAGTCAGAGGGTAGAAGTTAGCCTGCGGACTCACGACTTCAATAACTATTACCTAATCGAACAAAACTTTTACTACCCCGATGATGACTTCACCCAGCGTTGCCCAACCGTAATTATTCCCTGCTCATACGCTTTTGGCGACCCGGATGCTGAAGGATTCATCCAGCACCGGATTACCTTCTGGCCCGTTCATCAGTCCCTGCGTCGCGGCAAGCTGCAGATTCAGGACTACGGTGCTGAAAGCATGAACGTTAAGCGATTGCTGGAAGCCAAAGCAGGCAATACAAAGACGTTTGCCCAAGGGATGAGCTATAAACCGGCTGATTCTAAAGCAACCGTAGCTTCTGCCTAA
- the scyB gene encoding tryptophan dehydrogenase ScyB (The tryptophan dehydrogenase (EC 1.4.1.19) ScyB performs a reversible NAD(+)-dependent deamination of L-Trp to 3-indolepyruvate. ScyB occurs in Cyanobacteria that biosynthesize scytonemin, a natural sunscreen, from tryptophan.), whose protein sequence is MELFETVTQMGHEQVLFCHNPEQNLKAIIAIHDASLGSAMGATRLWPYASEANALRDVLCLSRGMTYKAACANIPVGGGKAVIIADPQAKTSELLRAYGRFVNSLNGRFITGQDVNLSPVDLREIYQETKYVVGISEKSGGPASLTAHGVLLGMKAAVEFGLQKGLDELKIAVQGLGNVGSNLCQLLYEKGATLFVTDINPERTAKIKRLYGATVVDPNEIYTLDVDVFSPCALGAILNDSTIPLLKASIVAGAANNQLENEQQHSKLLKSKGIFYCPDYVINAGGLINVYNEMIGYEEDKALKQLNGIYDSLLEIFNIAKQQDITNFEAAQKLAEERIKKARLQKATKEH, encoded by the coding sequence GTGGAGCTTTTTGAAACTGTTACACAAATGGGTCACGAACAAGTCCTGTTTTGCCACAATCCAGAACAAAACTTAAAGGCAATAATTGCAATTCATGATGCCAGCCTGGGTTCAGCAATGGGAGCGACTCGCTTGTGGCCATATGCTAGTGAAGCCAATGCTCTGCGAGATGTTCTTTGCCTTAGTCGCGGCATGACCTATAAAGCAGCCTGTGCTAACATTCCCGTCGGTGGCGGCAAAGCCGTAATTATTGCCGATCCGCAAGCTAAAACCAGCGAGCTTTTGAGAGCCTATGGACGCTTTGTTAACAGCTTGAACGGACGTTTTATCACTGGACAAGATGTCAATCTTTCTCCCGTCGATCTGCGGGAAATCTACCAGGAAACCAAGTATGTTGTTGGAATATCGGAAAAATCTGGAGGACCTGCTTCTCTAACCGCACATGGAGTCTTGTTGGGTATGAAAGCAGCAGTAGAGTTTGGCTTACAAAAAGGACTTGACGAACTTAAAATTGCTGTTCAAGGACTAGGAAATGTTGGCAGCAATTTGTGTCAGCTTCTCTACGAGAAGGGAGCAACGCTTTTTGTCACTGATATTAATCCAGAAAGAACGGCAAAAATTAAGCGTCTTTATGGAGCTACAGTTGTAGACCCTAATGAGATTTATACTCTCGATGTTGATGTCTTTTCACCCTGTGCTTTAGGAGCAATTTTAAACGACTCAACTATTCCTTTACTCAAAGCCTCAATCGTTGCTGGAGCCGCTAATAATCAGCTTGAAAACGAACAGCAACATAGCAAACTCCTTAAATCTAAAGGGATTTTTTACTGTCCCGACTACGTTATTAATGCTGGAGGCTTAATTAACGTTTACAACGAAATGATTGGCTACGAGGAAGACAAAGCCTTGAAACAGCTAAACGGCATTTATGACAGCTTGCTGGAAATATTTAACATTGCCAAGCAACAGGACATAACCAATTTTGAAGCTGCTCAAAAATTAGCGGAAGAGCGCATCAAAAAAGCCAGATTGCAAAAAGCGACAAAGGAACACTAA
- the scyA gene encoding scytonemin biosynthesis protein ScyA (ScyA, a thiamin diphosphate-dependent enzyme, performs an acyloin condensation during scytonemin biosythesis. It joins a molecule of indole-3-pyruvate to one of para-hydroxyphenylpyruvic acid.): MQLSSSKAKETPDRDTNGTKATATQIQKPEPEIPQLTVAQALVNVLENLGIKEAFGVSGGAMATVWGALSNSPSIDVLHCRHEGGAAFAATEAHFANGRPIIVFTTAGPGITNALTGLLAARDEGAKVIHLSACTSAPQRGRWAIQETSDQTIPKGGIFTAGALFNYATILESPQQLPQIARRLALGLAQPGSFVAHISIPTSIQSTPIETPIPEVNLAPALPVPSPETVAMAAQLLSEGPFAIWAGFGARGAAAAIRELAEKTGAAVMCSPRGKGIFPENHPQYVGITGLGGHESVMNYMQEQSPQRLLVLGTRLGEPTSFWSKEMVPPKGFIHVDVDPKVPGVAFPFAETLPVISDINIFVEALLKHFPERNEQNIVLPNPERDEIAPAESNLVRPEILMQAVQRIVVEGSDAVVLSESGNSFTWTTNLLRFPQANRYRVSTGVGSMGHNVTGVVGAARGRNGKAVAVVGDGSMLMNSEVSTAVKYELPTVWIVLNDAYYNMCNQGMALLGMKGPDAKLPDTDFSLVARGMGAEGIRVEVEAGLEEALEKAMAATGPVVVDVAIDPTRFAPSKGRNKSLSAQSAKSTQQEKKEKQVSFPLV, encoded by the coding sequence ATGCAACTATCCTCATCTAAAGCAAAGGAAACTCCTGATAGAGACACTAACGGCACCAAGGCAACCGCAACCCAAATTCAGAAACCCGAACCGGAAATTCCGCAACTGACTGTAGCTCAGGCGCTTGTCAACGTCCTTGAAAACTTGGGAATTAAAGAAGCGTTTGGCGTCTCTGGCGGCGCAATGGCGACCGTGTGGGGCGCTCTGTCCAATAGCCCCTCAATTGACGTACTGCACTGCCGCCACGAAGGAGGAGCGGCTTTTGCGGCCACTGAGGCTCACTTTGCCAACGGTCGCCCGATTATTGTCTTTACTACCGCCGGTCCAGGCATTACCAACGCTCTCACCGGACTGCTAGCAGCACGGGATGAAGGAGCCAAAGTCATTCACCTCTCAGCTTGTACCTCAGCCCCGCAGCGCGGGCGCTGGGCCATTCAGGAAACGAGCGACCAGACAATTCCTAAAGGCGGAATTTTTACCGCTGGTGCTTTGTTTAACTATGCAACGATTTTAGAATCCCCTCAGCAGCTCCCCCAAATCGCCCGCAGATTGGCACTTGGGTTGGCACAGCCGGGTAGCTTTGTCGCTCACATTAGTATTCCGACTAGCATTCAGTCTACTCCGATTGAAACTCCTATTCCTGAAGTTAACCTCGCTCCTGCACTTCCTGTTCCCAGCCCCGAAACGGTGGCGATGGCAGCACAGCTACTTTCGGAAGGACCCTTTGCCATCTGGGCTGGTTTTGGCGCGCGGGGAGCTGCCGCAGCAATCCGCGAACTGGCAGAAAAAACCGGTGCCGCTGTTATGTGTTCTCCTCGCGGCAAGGGCATTTTTCCCGAAAATCATCCCCAATATGTGGGTATAACAGGCTTAGGCGGACACGAGTCAGTGATGAACTATATGCAGGAGCAATCGCCTCAACGCCTTCTGGTACTAGGAACTCGCCTTGGTGAACCGACTTCCTTCTGGAGTAAAGAGATGGTTCCCCCTAAGGGGTTTATTCATGTCGATGTCGATCCGAAAGTTCCGGGGGTCGCTTTTCCGTTTGCCGAAACTCTCCCCGTTATCTCGGATATCAATATCTTTGTGGAGGCATTGCTTAAGCACTTCCCCGAGCGAAACGAGCAAAACATCGTTCTACCCAATCCCGAACGGGATGAGATTGCTCCAGCTGAAAGCAACTTAGTGAGACCAGAAATCTTAATGCAGGCAGTTCAGCGCATTGTCGTTGAGGGCAGCGATGCAGTGGTTCTGTCTGAGTCGGGAAATTCTTTTACCTGGACCACTAATCTGCTAAGATTCCCCCAAGCCAATCGCTACCGAGTCAGTACGGGGGTGGGCTCGATGGGACACAATGTGACTGGCGTTGTTGGCGCTGCGAGAGGACGTAATGGTAAAGCGGTTGCGGTCGTGGGCGATGGCTCGATGCTGATGAATAGCGAGGTTAGTACAGCCGTTAAGTACGAGCTTCCGACCGTTTGGATCGTTCTCAACGATGCTTACTATAACATGTGCAATCAGGGTATGGCTCTCCTCGGGATGAAAGGACCCGATGCTAAACTGCCAGATACGGATTTTAGTTTGGTTGCTCGCGGCATGGGTGCTGAAGGTATCCGCGTAGAAGTTGAGGCTGGGCTTGAGGAAGCCCTAGAGAAAGCAATGGCGGCGACGGGTCCGGTGGTCGTTGATGTTGCTATCGATCCAACTCGCTTTGCGCCGTCTAAAGGACGCAACAAGAGCCTCAGCGCTCAAAGCGCTAAATCGACTCAGCAGGAAAAGAAAGAAAAGCAAGTTTCCTTTCCGCTAGTCTAA
- a CDS encoding ScyD/ScyE family protein translates to MNEQTPPMNEMDETLNEQIPPMNATDEQTPPMNEMDEQTPPMNAAPGDEDVIPGLPAQYSSGNAGFFNRQNESVPTAVTVGPDGALYASELSALPYPEGYARVLRVSDPEGFASFDGRTPGGISQIYASGFEQINGLTFDEDGALYALEYVNGSTVYDPALSTEDLPPSRLIRVDPNGTREQISGEELRFGNYVFAHEGKVYAAIGNGDIDEGQVLAYDQDAETGEWSYEVVAENLNNPRGMDIGPDGNLYVLESGKGTPADDPNVEDALSVQFIPGLVSQRAGYTGAISKIDLENGGQERLYEGLPSTIEYDPNTGEDRILSIGPNGLAIDDDGTVWIASGGGLSDETAEALGEFGEGLRGVLKLEGLFGDNPSEATWSPAFDTVEYALENSPDGATTLFNTQSNLNDIEIGPDGNLYAVDAARNVMYGISQDGEEVESVTVLQKTPPVLTPPQYGLVTEAGGDPSADYRVEIAERTFKGENDLPDTPGRQQALEINGEAPDGEMPEAPDSEMNPPDGEMPEAPDSEMNPPDDEMPDSSYEWDFSSFEDSGSDSDAPASDNDSTNSAPDFSFFENMAGGDLDGLLEESPFGAMLDIPGIEGAEDIFGSFGGGAGNSGDGGFFGGTGGFSDGVPSSDTNGEASSYTYEWDFPFNESDSSNGEDATIGSINYTINNLFVFGDRQEDGAEFGSNSKNGTNGEMPEEMNGEIPEMNGEMPSSLPQDSSPEAESVSDNGEVPLRGEDATIGSVLGEAGVPGNFSDVDGEAQSPTANEDLVDEGQIAADRPTPGDPMLEPQAPADDLPMPEANAGEGVDLPDDAEIPMTTMADGPPNEVPGLDPTMPPPDDSNANDFDPLNPPMQAEQSVLIPGPVDPLAPVVTESNPFADYFDPFFGVYLPAQGEEPVLSDGEGSYTVDDLFVFGDRLTENGGEFGKNAVGESTGANPPYDAAPYSSLGNFTDGLNWTTYLARILGVEDYEEQDTNFSYLDATARELDNPTDPFGEATELNTFAGQIDAFEETSGTFDEDDLVVVNFGGNDLTLPPEEGVPPEEAAQQSIQATVDGIARLQESGAENFLVGLVPPVELAPIFSDEEFLDLLGVEPGFFDPVVEEYNQGLTAALETYEAESGANVEIFDVNGLFDAIAAEPEAYGFVNVDEPVLSSRTPVTGEPPEYNPAIVGEDPAVQHATLFLDPYFHPTALGHSIIAETARDELLDLGQEQLGGEMLDNINVDSSII, encoded by the coding sequence TTGAACGAACAAACTCCCCCCATGAATGAAATGGACGAAACTTTGAACGAACAAATTCCCCCGATGAACGCTACGGACGAACAAACTCCTCCCATGAATGAAATGGACGAACAGACTCCCCCAATGAACGCCGCACCGGGCGACGAGGATGTGATCCCCGGCCTTCCGGCGCAATACTCCAGCGGTAATGCCGGATTTTTTAACCGCCAGAACGAGTCCGTACCGACTGCAGTAACTGTCGGTCCCGACGGCGCACTTTACGCCTCCGAGCTAAGCGCATTGCCCTACCCCGAAGGCTATGCTCGTGTGCTGCGCGTCAGCGATCCTGAAGGCTTTGCTAGCTTCGACGGACGTACTCCCGGGGGCATTAGCCAGATCTACGCCAGCGGCTTCGAGCAGATCAACGGTCTAACGTTCGATGAGGATGGGGCACTTTATGCCCTCGAATACGTCAACGGTAGCACCGTTTACGATCCCGCCCTCTCTACAGAAGACCTGCCGCCGAGCCGCTTGATTCGGGTAGACCCAAATGGCACGCGCGAGCAGATTTCGGGTGAAGAGCTGCGCTTCGGCAACTACGTGTTTGCGCATGAGGGCAAGGTTTATGCTGCGATCGGCAACGGCGACATCGACGAGGGTCAGGTGCTTGCCTACGATCAAGATGCTGAGACCGGCGAGTGGTCATACGAGGTCGTGGCGGAAAACCTTAATAACCCCCGCGGCATGGATATCGGACCCGATGGCAACCTTTACGTTCTCGAATCGGGCAAGGGCACGCCAGCGGACGATCCAAACGTTGAGGACGCTTTGAGCGTTCAATTCATTCCGGGTTTGGTCAGCCAGCGCGCTGGCTACACTGGTGCGATTAGCAAGATCGACCTTGAAAACGGCGGCCAAGAGAGGCTTTACGAGGGTTTGCCTTCGACCATTGAATACGATCCGAATACCGGTGAAGACCGCATTCTTTCTATCGGTCCGAACGGTCTGGCGATTGATGACGATGGTACAGTGTGGATCGCCTCTGGTGGCGGTCTCTCAGACGAAACTGCCGAGGCTTTGGGTGAGTTCGGCGAGGGTCTGCGTGGCGTGTTAAAGCTGGAAGGTTTGTTCGGCGACAATCCCTCGGAGGCGACCTGGTCCCCGGCGTTCGATACGGTAGAATACGCCCTCGAAAACAGCCCCGACGGGGCAACCACCTTGTTCAATACACAGAGCAACCTAAACGATATCGAGATCGGCCCCGACGGCAACCTTTACGCCGTCGATGCAGCACGTAACGTGATGTATGGCATCAGTCAAGACGGTGAAGAGGTCGAAAGCGTCACCGTACTGCAAAAGACTCCGCCAGTACTTACCCCACCGCAATACGGCTTGGTTACAGAGGCGGGTGGCGATCCGAGTGCCGACTACCGCGTCGAAATCGCCGAGCGGACATTTAAAGGCGAGAACGATCTACCCGACACCCCAGGTCGGCAGCAGGCACTTGAAATTAATGGTGAAGCACCTGATGGTGAGATGCCTGAAGCACCCGATAGTGAGATGAACCCTCCTGATGGTGAGATGCCTGAAGCACCCGATAGTGAGATGAACCCTCCTGATGATGAGATGCCTGATTCTTCCTATGAATGGGACTTCTCTTCTTTTGAAGATTCTGGTAGCGACAGCGACGCTCCTGCTTCTGATAATGATTCTACCAACTCCGCACCCGATTTCAGCTTTTTTGAAAACATGGCTGGAGGAGATCTAGACGGGTTATTAGAGGAAAGTCCCTTTGGAGCAATGTTAGATATTCCTGGCATTGAGGGCGCGGAAGATATCTTCGGTAGCTTTGGTGGTGGTGCTGGCAATTCTGGTGACGGCGGTTTCTTTGGTGGTACTGGCGGTTTCAGCGATGGCGTTCCTTCTAGCGATACGAATGGTGAAGCGTCTAGTTATACCTATGAATGGGACTTCCCATTTAATGAATCTGATAGCAGTAATGGCGAAGATGCTACGATTGGCAGTATTAACTACACTATTAATAACCTGTTTGTCTTTGGCGATCGCCAAGAAGACGGTGCCGAGTTCGGCAGTAACAGCAAAAACGGCACGAATGGTGAGATGCCTGAAGAAATGAACGGCGAAATACCCGAAATGAACGGTGAAATGCCTAGTTCTCTCCCTCAAGATTCTTCTCCTGAAGCAGAATCTGTTAGCGACAACGGCGAGGTGCCTTTACGGGGCGAGGATGCCACAATAGGCAGCGTTTTGGGCGAAGCTGGCGTACCAGGAAATTTCTCCGACGTTGACGGCGAGGCGCAGTCGCCGACTGCTAATGAGGATCTGGTCGATGAGGGGCAAATCGCGGCGGACCGCCCAACCCCAGGCGACCCAATGCTGGAGCCTCAGGCACCGGCAGATGATCTGCCAATGCCCGAAGCTAACGCAGGCGAGGGTGTTGATCTGCCTGATGACGCTGAAATTCCCATGACTACAATGGCAGACGGTCCTCCAAATGAGGTGCCTGGCTTGGATCCGACGATGCCCCCGCCGGACGACTCGAACGCAAATGACTTTGACCCGCTTAACCCTCCCATGCAGGCGGAACAGAGCGTGCTGATTCCTGGTCCAGTCGATCCGCTTGCACCTGTTGTCACTGAGAGCAATCCGTTTGCGGACTACTTCGACCCGTTCTTCGGTGTGTATTTACCGGCGCAGGGAGAAGAGCCGGTGCTTTCTGATGGTGAGGGCAGCTACACAGTCGACGACCTGTTCGTGTTCGGCGATCGCCTGACCGAGAACGGCGGCGAGTTCGGCAAGAACGCTGTCGGTGAGAGTACGGGCGCAAACCCACCTTACGATGCCGCACCATACTCATCACTCGGCAACTTCACCGACGGCTTAAACTGGACCACCTACCTCGCACGCATCCTGGGCGTCGAGGACTATGAGGAACAGGACACCAACTTCAGCTACCTCGACGCTACAGCTCGCGAGTTGGACAACCCGACCGACCCGTTCGGGGAGGCGACCGAGTTGAACACCTTTGCGGGACAGATTGATGCCTTTGAGGAGACCTCCGGCACATTTGACGAGGACGACCTGGTGGTCGTTAACTTCGGCGGTAATGACTTGACCTTACCGCCGGAGGAAGGTGTCCCGCCGGAGGAAGCGGCACAGCAATCAATTCAAGCGACTGTCGACGGCATTGCGCGCCTGCAAGAATCGGGTGCCGAAAACTTCTTGGTCGGGTTAGTTCCGCCGGTGGAGCTGGCGCCGATCTTTAGCGACGAAGAATTCCTAGACCTTCTTGGCGTGGAGCCAGGCTTCTTTGACCCAGTGGTTGAAGAATACAACCAAGGTTTAACAGCCGCGCTGGAGACCTACGAGGCAGAGTCGGGTGCGAATGTCGAGATCTTTGACGTCAACGGGCTGTTTGATGCCATCGCCGCTGAGCCGGAGGCGTACGGCTTCGTCAACGTGGACGAGCCGGTCTTGAGCAGCCGGACGCCGGTGACTGGTGAACCGCCCGAATACAATCCTGCGATCGTGGGAGAGGATCCGGCAGTGCAGCACGCAACGCTGTTCCTTGACCCGTACTTCCACCCAACTGCCCTCGGCCACTCGATCATCGCCGAAACGGCGCGGGACGAGCTGCTCGATCTGGGTCAGGAGCAACTCGGCGGCGAAATGCTTGACAACATAAATGTAGATTCATCGATTATCTAG